Proteins encoded together in one Ipomoea triloba cultivar NCNSP0323 chromosome 4, ASM357664v1 window:
- the LOC116015842 gene encoding LEAF RUST 10 DISEASE-RESISTANCE LOCUS RECEPTOR-LIKE PROTEIN KINASE-like 2.4, with protein sequence MNFLKTEDERNIEVFLRNNGSFSPKRYTYSEVKRITNSFRNKLGQGGYGFVYKGKLANGAFVAVKLLKELKGSGEEFINEVASISRTSHVNIVTLLGFCVEGDKRALLYEFMPNGSLESFIYDGKLKSDRQLEWLTLYKITIGIARGLEYLHRGCRTKILHFDIKPHNILLDEDFCPKISDFGLAKLHTTKESFVSITGARGTIGYVAPEVACRNFGAVSHKADVYSYGMMVLEIVSGRKNVEHDVDSNSEIYFPHWIYRQIELDKELGLKGIMNELDKEYARKMIMVGLWCIHVDPSIRPSISMVLEMLENSVDLLPFPPKPYLYSSTSSEANSSTIH encoded by the coding sequence atgaattttttaaaaactgaaGATGAACGAAATATAGAAGTCTTTCTTAGAAACAATGGATCATTCTCTCCAAAAAGGTATACCTATTCAGAAGTCAAAAGAATTACTAATTCATTTCGAAATAAGCTGGGTCAAGGAGGCTATGGTTTTGTCTACAAGGGAAAGCTGGCTAATGGAGCTTTTGTTGCAGTCAAGTTACTAAAGGAATTAAAAGGTAGTGGGGAAGAGTTTATAAATGAAGTAGCAAGCATTAGCAGAACTTCTCATGTTAATATTGTAACATTATTAGGATTCTGTGTTGAGGGTGACAAAAGAGCTTTGCTATATGAATTCATGCCTAATGGATCACTCGAAAGCTTCATTTATGATGGAAAATTGAAGAGTGATCGTCAATTAGAGTGGTTAACATTGTATAAAATCACAATTGGCATTGCTAGGGGACTAGAATACCTACATCGTGGATGTAGGACAAAAATTTTACACTTTGATATAAAGCCACATAATATTCTTCTAGATGAAGACTTTTGCCCAAAAATTTCAGACTTCGGTCTTGCAAAACTACACACAACAAAGGAGAGTTTCGTGTCAATAACTGGTGCACGAGGAACAATTGGATATGTTGCACCAGAAGTTGCATGCAGAAACTTTGGAGCGGTTTCTCATAAAGCTGATGTGTATAGTTATGGGATGATGGTACTAGAGATTGTTAGTGGTAGAAAGAATGTTGAGCATGATGTGGATAGCAATAGTGAAATCTATTTTCCACATTGGATTTATCGCCAGATTGAACTTGATaaagagttaggattgaaaggAATTATGAATGAATTAGATAAGGAATATGCAAGAAAGATGATTATGGTTGGTTTGTGGTGCATTCATGTTGATCCTTCAATCAGGCCATCAATAAGTATGGTGTTGGAAATGTTGGAAAACAGTGTGGACCTTTTGCCATTTCCTCCAAAACCTTACTTGTATTCTTCCACATCATCGGAAGCAAATTCATCTACTATACATTAA
- the LOC116015843 gene encoding uncharacterized protein LOC116015843, whose product MPECSMPSYLFLVCFHLFQLLIILQLAQGESSSQSSCPKQFPCGNLVNVGFPFSNVSRPECGLYTLDCNATPYPTITLGQHQYGVRFIGDNFMKLFDPLLGKRICNVFHTRISFPSSPSISFDFMFAMEFYKCNHSSSNVSSLEKIEHYFSGYKSYNSCQNFTLYYTQEENDTLPAASLPAECSVIYLPFDRSTRAMDLFEKLNSSMLYLQWKVSEVCTKCHYDEGQCLTDTHNNFQCLQGKTKPYKRFLIITGTYL is encoded by the exons ATGCCAGAGTGTAGTATGCCTTCATATCTATTTCTTGTTTGCTTCCATTTGTTTCAATTACTTATCATTCTTCAGTTAGCCCAAGGGGAAAGCAGTTCCCAGTCTAGCTGCCCCAAACAATTCCCCTGCGGAAACCTTGTCAACGTGGGTTTTCCTTTCTCCAACGTTTCCAGACCCGAATGTGGGCTGTACACCTTAGATTGTAATGCTACTCCATATCCAACAATTACCTTGGGACAACACCAATATGGAGTTCGATTCATTGGGGATAATTTCATGAAACTTTTTGACCCACTTCTTGGGAAACGAATCTGCAACGTTTTCCACACAAGAATCTCATTTCCCAGCTCTCCTTCCATTTCCTTTGACTTCATGTTTGCCATGGAATTTTACAAATGCAATCATAGCTCATCAAATGTTAGCAGCTTAGAGAAAATTGAGCATTATTTCAGTGGATACAAAAGCTATAACAGCTGCCAAAACTTCACCTTGTACTATACCCAGGAGGAGAATGATACTCTACCAGCTGCCAGTCTCCCCGCAGAGTGTTCGGTTATTTACTTGCCGTTTGATAGATCAACCAGAGCCATGGACTTGTTTGAGAAGTTAAATTCTTCAATGCTTTACCTACAATGGAAGGTTTCTGAAGTTTGTACAAAGTGTCATTATGATGAGGGGCAATGTTTAACTGACACCCATAACAATTTTCAATGTTTACAag GGAAAACAAAGCCCTACAAGCGCTTTCTCATCATTACAGGTACCTATCTTTAA